CGCGGTCTGCTGGGCGTGCTGGTCAAGGCCTCGCTGCTGACCAATGGTCAGGATCGCGGCCGCGTTCGTCAGCTGCGCCCCGGAGTACGGGCCGACCGTGGCCGGCAGGGTGCCGGACGCGACGGTGACGGCCGCGCCGGTTGCGGCGCAGTCGGCCGACGCGTCCGGTTGTGACCCGCCGCCGATGATGACGGTGAAGACCAGCACTACGACCATGACAATCGCCACGACCGGGGCGAGGACGGTAAGAGCGATCGATCCTCCCTTCATGGCCTTAGTTCCCCGGCTGAACGTAGGACGCCAGCCACGCGTCGTGGGGGCTGTCACGGTGCAGCGTGACCGTCACCGGCCCGCCCGTCGCCGCGGTGAACTGCCACGCGGCGTTGGTCGACGTCTGCTGGTCACCGATCGCCTGCCCTGATGCCTCGTCGACGTGCTCGCAGGGCACGTTCGCTGGCTTGGTGGCGGCGAACATCGTCTGCGCCGCCCCCGTCAGGACAGGGGCAAGGGACCGCTGCCACTGATCCGACGCCTCGCCGGGCTGGCAGAAGCGGTCCGCAACCGTAAAAGCCCGCTCCCGGGCTGTAGCCGGGGCGGGGCGTGCGGTGCCGGTCGTCGCGGCGGCGGCCGAGGTCGGCCCCGTCGCCGGGTGGGACGCGGCCGCCCGGTGCAGGAGCACCAGGACGACCACGGCCGCGGCCACGGACAGCACGGCGAGGATCACGACCAAGAGAGTGCGACGGCTCATCGGGGTTACCGGTACCCGTCGACGATCGCGGCCGCGGCTTGCATCCATGCCAGCCGGGTGGCTGAGGACACCCGGTCGGGGCTGATCTGGTCGCCGTCGGCGACCGCGGCGTCCCTGGGGACCTCGATGAGGTGAGCGGCGGCACCGGTCAGGTGCTCGCGGATCGCTTGCCGGTTGACCTGGCTGGATACCCCGTCTTTGTCGGTGATAACGACGATCGCGCCGTCGGCCAGGTGGGCGTAGCCGTGGTTCCGCAGCCACTCGATGACCGCTGCTGCTCGCTTGGCCCCGGAGACGGCGTAGCCGGTGGCAATGACCACGTTGCTGACACTGCCGAGAATCCCGGCCATGGCCGGGTGGGAGACGCCGGTGCCGCAGTCGGTGAGGACGATGGAGTAGTACCGGGCCACCAGCGCCTGAATGCGGGCGTGGTCTTCTGCGGTGATCGCGTCAGAGACGGCGGGGTCCTGTTCGCCGGCGATGACGTGCAGCCGGTTCGCGTGGTGCATGTACCGGGAGAGGTCCGTGAGTGATTCGATCTTGCCGGCGTCGCGCACCACGTCGGTCACCGTCGAGGCGGTCGCGTGGTCGTAGTTGGCTTCGCCGACGACTCGTTCTGCGAGATCCCCGGAGTCGGGGTTCATGTCCACCGCGCAGGGCGGGTCGCCCCGGTACTCGGCCAGCATCATGCCGACGCCGCCCGTCGTCGATGACTTCCCGACACCGCCTTTCAGAGACAGGAACGCCGTGGAGTGGGACCCGGTCAGCTTGCGGCTGATCCGTCTGGCCAGTTCGTCGGTTTCCTGCTCGAGCGCGGACTGCCCGAGGTTCACCAGCCCGCCTGTCACCGAGTAGACCGCCGCACGGACACCGGTCCGCGGGCGAGTCTTCGTCGGATTGACGAAACGGACCTCGGAGCGGCGAGGTAGTGGAGCCTCGGCCGCTGCGGCTGGCGCATCCTCCGCGCTCTCGCCTTCGAGCTCGACGTCGGACGGGAGGTCATCTTCGGGCCGCGGAGGGAGATCCGGTTCGCGGGTCCGGAGCGGAATTGGTTCCGGCTCTGAGTAGTTGGTGAAGGGCGTCAGGTCAGCGTCGACGCTTACCGGCGTGGCGGCGGCAGGTGCCGGTGAGGGCGCGACTGTGGCCGCTGCCCCGGTGGGGGCTGCGGCCGGCAGGAGGGCACCTTCTTGATCGAGCGTGAACCAGGTTCCTGGATCGGTGGCGCTCTCGGTGCTGTGCACCAAGACCGGGCCGGCCGCCTCGACGGCGCGGGCGGTGAGCCACGCGATCGCGTCGGGGTAGGCGCTGGCACCGGTGAAGGTGGTGTCACCGATGCGAACCTGGTCGCCGTCGGCTTCCAGGTCGTAGAGGGGGCTGGTGGTGGTGGCCATGATCGGGGTTCCTTACTGGTAACGGTTGTCGGTGTCGTGCAGGTTTTGCACGGTGGCGGTGCGGAGCATCTGGACCGGAATTCCGACCCGCTCAGACACTTTCAGGAGCACCTTCCCGGCGCCGGGAGGGGCACCCTTCTGGCCCTTCTTCCGGCGCGCTCCGCGCCAGGTCGGGGACCCGTTGAACCCGGCAACGAGGTTGATTTCCTCGTCGGTGAGGTGCCGCACCTGGCGAAGCGTCATCAGGTCTTCCCGGCTGAGGGCCATGAGCAGAAGCAGGCCGGAGCGTTCGAGGAACCCGCGGGCCTTCTGCTGGTCCTCCGGGTTGGGAAGAGACAGGAGGTCTTTCGGGGTTTGGGTGACTTTCAGCTCCGCGGTGCCCACGGAGCGGTTCGTGCGTGAGAGGGCGTCGACGCGATCGACGATTCCCTCGCAGGCGCGCAGCGGGAACCAGAACTCGTCCATCAGGGTCGTGTAGCCGCCCCAGGTGACCTTCGGGACGTACACCTCGCCCTCGTGCAAGGCTTGCTCTGCGAGGCGCTGTTCGTGCTGCGCTAACTCCCAGTGCGCGTCGATCGCATCCATGCCGAGCGACCAGGTGGAGAGCATCGCGGCGGAGAGCAGGCGGGTGTTTCCCTGCCCGATGGAGGACGTGTCGAAGACGAATCCGCCCGGGTTCCCGGGGGTGAATTCCACCGAGTCGGTGCCGCCGAGCATTTTGCCCATCTCGCCTGACACCATCGACCGCAGCGTCTCGCCCAAACGGGAGAACCGCCGGTGGAACGTGTCCGCGTCGCGCTGCCCCGTGACGGCGAGCATCTGCGGGGACACCTGATCGAAAGCGACGACGAGATCCCCGGTGCCGGGCTTGTCGTTCCGGTCCCTGATCGTGTCGACGATCGCTTCCAGGGCAGTGTCTTCAATGTCATCCAACGGAATCCCGCGGCTGACACGGGCGTTCAGCTGCACGAGGGACACCGCTTTGTCGCGGGCCAGCTGGGCGAGCTCCTGACCGACCTTCCCGCCGATCTGTTCCGCCGCCCGGCCCAGGGGGCCGGGCGAGAGCAGGTTGAGTTTGTCGCGGTTCGCGCCGGGCCCGATGGAGAACACCGACCCGCCAAGAGCGCGAACCCAGTCGACGTGTTCGCCCTTGATCGGGTCGAACACGGCCGGGACCATGCCCCGTCCGACCTGCCCGAGCAGGATCTGCATCGCCGTCTCGGATTTGCCGTTGCCGTTCAGCCCCAGCAGGAACGCGGACGGCGACGAGATCACGTTTGCCCGGTAGAGGGCCTCGTGGTCGGTGCAGACGGCCGTGCCGTTGTTCAGGTCCCGGCCGAGCGGCGACCCGTCCGTGGGTCGGCCCGTGCCGACCCCGAACGGGTAGATACCGCACGCCTGCACGGAGGTGGTGAACCACTGGGGCGGCTGGGGGACGCGTCCCCACATGCCGCCACCTGAGCCGGCGAACCCCATCGGGGTCCGCACCAGCCGCTTCGTCATCTTCGTAGCCATCAGATGCTCCCCTCAGTGAGGGACTGAGCGGGCGTCTGGTAGGCCCACGGCAGGAGGCCAAGGGGCAGGGTCGCGTGGAACGCCGCCGACGTGTCCGTCTCCACGAACCGGTACGAGATCCCCGTGCCTTCGAGCGTCGATTTCAGCTTCTGCGTCGCGTCCCGAAGCCCGCGCTTGCTGGCTTCAAAGGTGACGGTGACCATGATCGCGAACCGCGTCATCGACGCCCCGGTGACGAGTTCCCCTTCCGCTTTCTCTGCCAGGGCCTCCTGGTGGCGGTCGAACATGGAAGGCTGCGCCTTGGCCGTGGCAGACACCCCGGCGTTCCGGCGCAGCTCCGTGGCCCGCTTGATCGCCTGAGCGGGCGTCAGCGGGCGGTAGAAGATCGCGACCCGCTTCCGCAGGAACCGGTCTTGCGGGGCGAACAGTTCCTCGAGCGTGGATTCGGTGATGTGGGCCTGCGGAGGGACGGTCATCATGACCGTCATCGACGCCACGCCGTCGTGGAAGCAGACACGGCGGTCGTCGTCCGTGAACACGTCAGGTCCCGCCTCGGTGACCTTCATCCGGAAGGTCTGCCCTGCCAGGTCATCAGAGCCGAACTCCCGCTCCCGATCGGGCCGGTACGCGACGCGCACGACGCGGGCCAGGTCCTCGCTCGTGGCGACGACCGGTTGCCCGGCACCCGACGCGGCGAGCTTTGCCCGGTGGTCGGGCAGTTTCGCGGCCACTTCCGCGGCCGCGTCTTCGAGGGAATCCGCGAGTTCCTTCTGCGACCACACGACCGTCGCGAACACCTCCACGGACGAGTACCGCGCCGGCAGGGCGTCGGCGGCCTCTCGCAGCGCGTCCTGCGCGACTTGCGGGGCGGACGAGGACACTTCGCTGGCGATCTTCTCCACCAGGGGCTCCGTGGACGCCAACGTGGAATCGACAACAACTACAGCCCCCTCGATCGCGGAGTCCTTCGACAGGCCCGCGATCCACCCGCCGTAGGACACCACCTGAGAGTCGATGGACTCTTGCGGCTGCAACTGAGTCCCATCCGGGCTGCACAGCAATGTCGCCGCGAGCGTCGGCCGCGGCGAGTTCTTCCGGTGGTGCAGCAGCACGTATTCCTCGCCGGCCCCGTCCTCGCCCGAGATCTCGGACATGTCGGCCAGAGCACCCGGTAGAGCCGTCAGAGCCTCGTTAGGGAGCGCCGTAAAGAGCCCCGTCTTGTAGATGGTGCTCCCGGCTGCGTGGCGGGAGGAATGCCCCCACCGGTCACCGATGCGGGCGGCGATGGTCCGACCGGCCTGCCGGTCACCCCACCGCACTTGGAACAGGGCCACCACCACTGCGGCCAGGAAGAAGAAGCCGATGCCGGCGAGGGGGTGGCCGAACACGAGGAGTCCCACCAGCAGCAAAATGCCGCCCAGGAGGACCCCCCAGCCGAGCCAGGGCACCCCGCCCAGGGTCGGTTTCGTTGTGGGGAGCCAATTGCCGAACTTGATCCGCTTACCCGCGGTGTCGCTGTTACTCACTGATCATTCCTTCCGCTGCACCATCACTCGAAGAGGCACTATCCGCAGCTGAGCCGCCCGCGGCCCAGCCCGCCTTTGAACCGGTGGACTGGCCACCGGCACCGCTACTCGACCCGGAATCGGAGGCACCCGACGCGGACTGCGCCGAGCCGCCACTACCGGAGCTATCTCCGCCACCGGCACTCGTGCCGGACGGCGCAGCCGCTTCGCCGCCGCCACCAGCGACGGGCGAGTTGCCGCCGCCACCGGTCGCTTCGTCGCCGCCACCGGTCGCCGAAGCGACGTCGCCACCGGTCGCGGCCGATGGGCCTGCTGCCTTCGCCGCGGTGCCGGCCGTGCCGCCGCCCGCTCCCGCCGCGGCTGACCCGCCACCCGTGGCCACCGCAGCGCCGACGGCGACGCCCGCGGACACGGCCGCGGCCGTCATCCCGAGCGCCATGGCACCGCCCGAGGCGTTACCCATCGCGGCCGCGGCAGGCACCAGCAGGCGCATCATCGCCGGCAGGGCGATGATGGCCAACGCGATCAGCATGAGGCCGTAGATCACACCGCCAGGTCCGTCCTGGCCGTCCTTCAACCGCCACGCGAACGCGTAAATCGACGCAGCCAGTGGGCTGTAGATGACGAACGCGATGATCCACGCCGTCACCTTCTCGAAGGCTTGCTGGCCCTGGCGCATCATCGCGTACGACGCGGTGGTGGGCCAGAACACCATCAGCAGCAAAAGCATCGCCTGGCGAACGAACATGATCGCCCACTGCAACCCCACCGCGATGATCCCGAGCAGCCCAAAGATCAGCGCCAGACCCGGAGACTGGCTGGCGAAATCCCCGGCCAACTTTCCCGAATCAGCCGAAGTCCCGGACTCTTTCAGAATCCACTGCGCGTAGGCGTCCCCACCCCAGACCAAGATCTGCACCGCGGCCGTGCCGAAGGTCGTCACCGCGAGGACTCGCCCGAGGCTGGTCAACGCCTCCCGGAAGGGGCCACCGTTCGCCGCCAGCATCGTTCGCACGCCGGCGATGATGAGACCCACGACGAGCAACAGAATGTTGATCGGGAGAATCGACTGCTGGAACCACTTCGCAGCCGAACCGTCGAGATTCACCACCAATCCCTGGCCGACCCACGACGTCAGGAAGTCCTTCATCAGGCCGTCAAAGCCCTGATAGATATTGTTCGCCGCGTCCTGGAACGCGCCGGACGCGACAGCGGAGACACCGCCGCTCACTGCGCCACCGACGGCGCACGCTGCGGGACTGACGAGGCAAACGCCCGTGCTGACGGCGCTCAATTGGAGCCCCCAGACCAGGCCACGAAGTCGCCCTTACTTGGGGTGGTGGCGCTTCCCCCCGTTAGCGACCCGTTGTCGAGGACGGAGAGATTCCAGTCACCGTCAACCCACACCATCGAGCACGCCTCCCCGACGTATCCCGTCGCTGATGAGGGCAGGACGTAAACCAACGTCACGGCCGCGCGCGTGGAGGTGAACGAGTCGACCGTGAATCCGGCAGGAGTAAGCCCGATCGACTGCACCTGCGACGGATCGCCAGCTGCAACGGCTGACGCGATGCTCTTGGCCTTGCCAGGCGAGTCCACGATGTAGTGGCCGAGGGCTGCCTGGATCGTGTGGCTCGGGTCGTACTGGCTATAGATCGCTGTCTGCGCTGCCAGCGCGGCACCGAGTGGTGACCGCGCGAAGCAGCTGTCGAACCCGTCGATTACTCGCGTGGGCCCGACCGTCCGAGAGACTGGCCAAGATAGGCCACTCTTTCCCGCTTTGAAGGTGAGATCCGAGGGCATTTTTGGAGTAGATGACATGCTGCCAACCGGCACCGAGCAGCCACCTGACGCGGAAGACGTTGCAGCCGGGCTTGCCGTGGCCGCCGCGTGGGTCCCTGACTTCGGCGACGTCAACGCAGTGATGGTTGCAGCCGCCACAACCAGAACGGCGATCGCAATAACGATCGCCGCTCCAATGAAGACGGGCCGGGAGTTCCAGGCCCGCGACACCCGTCCCGGGGTGAGCGGTTCGTTGTCGCTCACCGGTCAATTCCCGATCTGCGTGCAGTTCGACGACGCCGATCCGAGGAAGATCGACGCGATACCGGTCGCAGCACCGATCAGCACGGCACCACCGATCCACCAGCCCATGCTTTTCAACATCTGGCCACCGTCGCCGTGGCGCTGCTGGAAGAACATGCCGACGCCCACGAGGATCAGCGCGATCACGCCGAGGGCCCCGGCGACGATGAGCGTCCAGAGGTGGGCGGTGTCGAGCGCGTTCTGCGCTTTCGCCGGCAGGCAGTAGGCCTCTGCGAGGATCTGCCCGCCCCGGTTAGCCGCTGCCATGACTCGCGGCGCTTTCCCTGCCGCCGCGTACAGTGCCTGATCCATCATCATTGCCCTTCTTCTTCGTGGAGGCCCCAAGGAGGGCTTTACTGACCCGCTGCGCCGTGCGGGCAAGCTGCCCGTCCAACGCTTCGGAAATCTCTGTGACACCGCGCAGGCGCGGCATCCAGGGTGCGAATACGACCGTGTTCGCCCCGGCGAGCACGCGCTGTTCGCGTGCTGCTGCGGGGACCGGTTGGCCGGGAGCGTCCGCGACAATCAGGACCGCCTGCACTCGTTCCGGTCCGACGTCGCGGATGAGCCGCTTGGCGGCTGCAATACCCGAGGGGACCGAACGACAGACGACGACGATCCGGCCGTCAGCCGGCGCAGTCGTCTCGGCATCGTCGCCGTGGAGCAGGTGCGCCCACGTCGACGTTCCCGCGCCTGCGTGCGCGCCAACGAGGACTAGAGGATCTGGTTCAAGCGGCTCGTGCTTTACGGCCTCGGGGGTTCCTGCTTCAGGCAGGCCCCAGGGCGCGGCGGTTTCGAGCACGTCGATGACGGTTCCCGTCGACGTGACCACGACACGCTCGACAATTCCCCCCTGGCACAAGGCAATCCGCCAAGGTGCCTCGGCGCTCGAAGCTTGAATTGTTCTCTCCAGCAGGGACGCCCGAGGTGTCGTCGTCGAGGCTGTGACGGCGACACCATGGGCGGACCACATCGGGCCGACCATATGGGAAACCTCAATAACAGTCAGGGCCGTGGTTCGGTCCGCTCCGCAGGTCATGCAGTACCGCGTGCCTACGGAAGACGAGCCGCAGCTTTTACACGTTCCGCCAACGTCACCAGCCTGGGTCACCTCGGGCCCCAAAGTCAGCTTTCGCCCTGTGGATGATGCTGGGGCTGACGGGGCATTGAACTCGCGGCGAACGTCCACTTCCTGCCTCCCTGGCGGCCGTCCACGTGTTTCCCCTGCTGGGGTGCTGATGACGGACCCTGAGGTCTAGGGTACCACTAAGGCATTCCATGAAACTAGTTAATAGGCTCATTAGATGTTGATTGTTGGTAAGGGCCACAATGGTCGGGTGCCTCGTCTTTACAAGCCGACTGACCCGGATCGGGATGACGACGTCGAGGCTGCTGTTCAACTTGCTGGCAGTAGGCCCCGTCACGAGATCGTCCGTTATCTTTCGGAGCACGGGCCGTCGTTCCGTAGTGACATTTCCGGGGGCACCGGGATCGTTGGTGGAGCGCTTGGGACGCACCTGGATCGCCTGATGGGCATCGGGGTCATTGAGGCAGATATCCCGGAAGGCAAGCGCACGGGTCGTGCCATCCGCTACACGCTGGATGCTCAGCGCGTGAACTATCTCCTGGATGCTTGGTTCCGCTACGCGGGGTTACCTCGCGAGTGAGTGTTTGACCGCAAACGTCCGGACGGCTTCGTCCCAGCGCTGGGGGTCTTCGTTCCATTCCAGGGTGTGCGGTGCCGTCTCGAAGATCACTACTTCTGCCCCGTGCCGGCGGGCGGCCGTACTGACGTCAGACTCCGAAACCAGGGTGTCCGCGCGGGAATGAATGAACAAAGTGGGTACTCCAGGAGTGTCCTGCCAGTCCGTCACGGCCAGCGCCGTCGGGGCACCCCCGAGGCGCGACAGGCCAGGCGTCTTCGTGATGCGGAACGCCGCGGACCCCACGAATCGGGGTAGATGAGCGGCGCTCACTGCCCCCCGGAGAGCCGTCTTGACGCTCAGAAGTGGTGAGACGCCGATGATTGCGTCGACGTCAACACGAGACGCAGCGACGGACGCCGCCAGGGCGCCGGCGGACCAGCCTTGAAGGACGACGCGCGAAGCGCCGCGCTCCCGGGCGGCGCGGACACGTGCCACCACCTCGTCTGAGGCCGTGGCATCGAGGGAGCGGGCCGGGAGCTTTGTGAAGTCGAGGATCTCCGAGGACGCTCCAAGTTCCCGCCACACGTTGACGCCCCGAAGGACCTGACGCGGACCAAGTGACTGCCCGTGAACATGGATGACGTGCGTTCCACCGTCAAGGGCTTCGTCGCTGGCAAGGATGTCGTCGACGGTGTCGTGCATGATCGCGTCCCATGCCCACTCCCCTGCCTCGATCACAGCAGCAGCCTCGCGCCTCACAGCTCCGTCGGCCGCGGAGATGATCTGCCCCACTGGCACGTTCTGAGGGCCGCGCTGCAACCGGTAGGCCCCAGGAAGCCGGGTGTCGCGGGTTGCCGTCAGCGTCACGTCACTTGCGCTGCTTTCTCGCACCGAGGCTTTAGCGGTGTACGGGGCCGGCGTGACGAGGCGCCTGGCGACGAAAGCGCTGAGGCCGAGCGTGCCGGCCAAACCGGCGATGGTTCCGAGTGCATAGATCGGCTTGTTCATCGTGCTGCCTCCGAGAAGTGTGCGGGATTAACCAGGTTTGTCGCGGCGGGCAGGGGGAGGCTGGCTTCACGTGCGCGGTCCTCGATCTCGAGGACGAGTCGGTGAAGTCGTCGGCGCCACTGCGCCCGGGAATAGGGGATCTCGAAGTAAAGCCCTGATCGGTTTGCGGCGGCTTCGAGCTCCCGCAGTTTTGGCTCGAGGTTTGCGATCGTTTGCGCTGCTTGCTTCCAGTCCCCGTATTCGTGGCGGGCGCTGACCAGCACCGGCGCTGCCGCGCCGACGGCCAACAAGACCATGGAAAGCAAAAACACGACGTTGTAAACCGGGGAAAGAACGGCAACAATGCGCAGGCGTCCGACGACGTGAGCTGCATCCATAGCGATGGCGATCGCAGCGAGGACCATGAGGCCGGCTGCTCCAAGGATGAAGCCCCAGTACATGCGGCTTGGCCGCGGTTCTTGCGTCAACTCCGCGTACACGGCGTGGGCCGCGATGCCAATAATGATGGCGACATACGTCATCTCGACGGCCGAGTAAAGGCCGGTGGGGACCTGAGCGCCGTAGGTCTGCATGAACTGGTCCGTGGTGTGAGGCGCCGTGATTTCTAGGAATAACGCGACCATCGACGCCAGGACGATGCCGCACACGATGAAGCGGGACGGTCGGAAAAGACGGGCCTTGTCTGCGGCCGCCTCGACGGACTGAGCTAAGGCGAACAAACCAGCGACCATAAAGCAGCGACCGACAAGATCGGCGACATTGGGAGTGTCGAAAAGCGAGGCCAGTTTGTTGGTTATGAAGGGTTCGTTCACTCCAAGTCCGATGACCACGAACGCGCAGCACATCATGAGCCAGGTCACGCTGGGCGACTGCGTTCTCACAAAGGCGTAGCGAATGGTGAGCAGGACAAGGATCGCCCAGACGGGTGCCGAACCGGCGACGTGGAGGGTCACTTGAAAATGCCTGTTCCTACCTGACCAGTGCCGATCACACCGGTACGCAGCGCCAGTTCATCTGCGATCAGTTCGACGATGCGCTCGTTGGGGTTTTCAAGATCTCGACGTTGAAAGGCGACCCGGCCCCTGAGTTGGTCAAGGTAGGGCATGTGGTCACAATCTCGGTCCTGCATCAGGACATGAGCGATCTCATGCAGGATGCAGGCCATTCTCGACGGCTCCGACAGAGCTGAATGCGTCTGAACCAGGGCGCGGTCCTTCATCTGGATTAGCTGTGCGGACTGGCCCCCGTTGAGTTCGGCCGTTTCGAAGACGATTGGCTTCCCGAGGACCTCTTCTGCATGATCCACAAGTTGTTCAAGAGTTAGCTTACGTGGCAGCCGAAGCGTCTTCACACGCTTGCTCGCCAGCGCATAGGCGGGAGAAACCGGTCTCCTGCGCAGGACACCCATCACTTGTCGCCTTCTTCCGTGACTTTCCGCTCTTCCAGCTTCCTAAGGCTGTCGAGCACGTCGCGAATTTCTTCGACGGTCGCGAACTCGTCAAATCGTCGACTGGCGAAAGCAACCACTTCTTGCTTCCGCATCTCAAGAACTAGCTCGAGCTGGGCTTGGACGCGTTCAGGCACGTCTGTGTGACCAACCGGGTCCGTGAGGTACTCGGCCGGCACCCCGAAGAAGTCGGCAAGGCCGGTCAAGAGATCTTTGTCTCGTACGACCGGGCCGGTGCCGTTGAGCATGTACCACCAGCGAGGACGCGTTAGAGCGATGCCCTTGCCATGCAACTCAGCTTCAATTTCCTTGAACGATGGCGGCTCGCCAGTGTTTGCTTCCACGACGTCCATAAGCAGTCGCAGCTTGCGTGAGAGCTCGCTGCGGTGCTTGTCGGAGAGTCGTCCTGAGTCCGAAGCTTTGATACCCAATGTGTCCTTCGTTCGTGCGCCGTAGCTTGTTCAGAGCATGCTATACCTAATCGCATGCAGTGCATCGACGACGATCTGTCCGTAGGGACTCTCGGGCTACGTGTAGTGCGGACCCTCCGGCAGATTCGCTCTGCCACGTGCTACTCGCTTGCGGTCCGACTTCACGCCGCTCCCGCACGG
This region of Frondihabitans sp. PAMC 28766 genomic DNA includes:
- a CDS encoding MinD/ParA family protein is translated as MATTTSPLYDLEADGDQVRIGDTTFTGASAYPDAIAWLTARAVEAAGPVLVHSTESATDPGTWFTLDQEGALLPAAAPTGAAATVAPSPAPAAATPVSVDADLTPFTNYSEPEPIPLRTREPDLPPRPEDDLPSDVELEGESAEDAPAAAAEAPLPRRSEVRFVNPTKTRPRTGVRAAVYSVTGGLVNLGQSALEQETDELARRISRKLTGSHSTAFLSLKGGVGKSSTTGGVGMMLAEYRGDPPCAVDMNPDSGDLAERVVGEANYDHATASTVTDVVRDAGKIESLTDLSRYMHHANRLHVIAGEQDPAVSDAITAEDHARIQALVARYYSIVLTDCGTGVSHPAMAGILGSVSNVVIATGYAVSGAKRAAAVIEWLRNHGYAHLADGAIVVITDKDGVSSQVNRQAIREHLTGAAAHLIEVPRDAAVADGDQISPDRVSSATRLAWMQAAAAIVDGYR
- a CDS encoding SCO6880 family protein; translation: MSNSDTAGKRIKFGNWLPTTKPTLGGVPWLGWGVLLGGILLLVGLLVFGHPLAGIGFFFLAAVVVALFQVRWGDRQAGRTIAARIGDRWGHSSRHAAGSTIYKTGLFTALPNEALTALPGALADMSEISGEDGAGEEYVLLHHRKNSPRPTLAATLLCSPDGTQLQPQESIDSQVVSYGGWIAGLSKDSAIEGAVVVVDSTLASTEPLVEKIASEVSSSAPQVAQDALREAADALPARYSSVEVFATVVWSQKELADSLEDAAAEVAAKLPDHRAKLAASGAGQPVVATSEDLARVVRVAYRPDREREFGSDDLAGQTFRMKVTEAGPDVFTDDDRRVCFHDGVASMTVMMTVPPQAHITESTLEELFAPQDRFLRKRVAIFYRPLTPAQAIKRATELRRNAGVSATAKAQPSMFDRHQEALAEKAEGELVTGASMTRFAIMVTVTFEASKRGLRDATQKLKSTLEGTGISYRFVETDTSAAFHATLPLGLLPWAYQTPAQSLTEGSI
- a CDS encoding TrbC/VirB2 family protein; amino-acid sequence: MAAANRGGQILAEAYCLPAKAQNALDTAHLWTLIVAGALGVIALILVGVGMFFQQRHGDGGQMLKSMGWWIGGAVLIGAATGIASIFLGSASSNCTQIGN
- a CDS encoding alpha/beta fold hydrolase; translated protein: MNKPIYALGTIAGLAGTLGLSAFVARRLVTPAPYTAKASVRESSASDVTLTATRDTRLPGAYRLQRGPQNVPVGQIISAADGAVRREAAAVIEAGEWAWDAIMHDTVDDILASDEALDGGTHVIHVHGQSLGPRQVLRGVNVWRELGASSEILDFTKLPARSLDATASDEVVARVRAARERGASRVVLQGWSAGALAASVAASRVDVDAIIGVSPLLSVKTALRGAVSAAHLPRFVGSAAFRITKTPGLSRLGGAPTALAVTDWQDTPGVPTLFIHSRADTLVSESDVSTAARRHGAEVVIFETAPHTLEWNEDPQRWDEAVRTFAVKHSLAR